The Rhodococcus rhodochrous DNA window CACGCCGCATCGGGCGACATCGTCCTGCGCGCGCGTCGCGCTCAGCTCGAAGAGCCCCCGCGCCCGCCCGCCGAACTCGAGAAGTACGTGCACGGGGACATCGCGGATTCCGCCGTCGAGCCCGAAGTCGACCCGCAGGCCCTCGGTATCGAGGGGCTCGACGCCTGGCTGACGGAATGGCGGACGTGGGCGGTCGTCGACCGCGAGCGACAGGCCGCCTCGCATCTGTATTCCTTCCTGCAGCGAGCCATGCTCGACCTCGAGGATCAGCCCGAATCGCTGGAGCTCGTCGTCGCGTCGGGTCTGCTGCACCTCTCCGAGGGTGTGGCGGGCGCGCGGGTCCACACGCACCTGATCACCCAAGCCGCGCTCATCGAGCGACAGGGCGACTCCGGCGACCTGGTGGTGCGGTTGAGTCCCAGCGCCGGACCGTCGCTCGAAGACGTCCAGCTCCTCACCGGTCTGGAGGTCTTCGATCCGACGAGTGTCCGTGAGCTGCACGACGCCCTCGTCACCCAGGTCGCGTCGCCTCTCGACCCCGCGGCTCGCGCGTTCCTGAAGAGTTGGGCCGAGCGTGCGCTCACGGTGCCGGTCGACGTCGTCGATCGTGCGGACGAAGCGTCGTCATCGGACGCGTTCGTGACGCCGTCGCCGGTGCTCGTGCTGCGCAAGCGTGGCGCGCATGCGCTCATCGAGTACTACAGCCGCATGACCGAGGCGGCCGCCGACGAGTCGAATCCGGTGCCGCTCGGGCTGGCGCAGCTCGTCGAAGCGATCGAACCGGCCGACCGCGTCGCGTGGCTCGACCGCATCGGCACGCCCTCGACCGAGTTCACTGGCGAGCAGTTGCTGCCGCTGCCCGCGAACGAGGAACAGCGCGACATCATCGACCGGCTCGCCGGCGACAGCGGTGTCGTGGTCGAGGGACCTCCGGGCACGGGCAAGACCCACACCATCGCCAACATCGTCGCGGCGCTACTCGCGCGCGGGCAGCGGGTGCTGGTCACCAGTGAGAAGGCGCAGGCGCTGCGTGTGCTCCGGGAGAAGCTCCCGTCCGAACTGCAGGAACTGTGCGTGGCCGTCACCGACCCGGTGCACGGCGGCACCGTGGAACTCACCCGCAGTGTCAGCGAAATCGCCATCCGCAAGGCGCAATTCAACGTTCGGCGCGCGCAGGAGCGCATCGACGAGCTCACCACGCAACGCAACGACGCCCTGGAGCGTCGCGCGACGCTGATGGAACAGATCCGGCAGGCGCGCGCGGAGGAGACCGGGGTCCACGCCGATGTCGCCGCCGGTTACGAGGGGACGGCCGCGTCGATCGTCCGGCGGGTCCGAGCGTACGAGGCCAAGTACGCATGGTTGCCCGCGCCTCTGCTCACCGACACCTCGCCGCTGACGGTCGACGAACTCGTCACCCTCCACTCTCTGCATCAGCGGTCGAGCGTCGAGCGCGCGCGCCGTCGCCAGCAGCGCTTCCCCGAACTGTCGCTGCCCACCCAGAGGGAACTGCAGTACGCGTGCGCCGCCGTCTCGCAGGCGTCGAGCGGCACCACCAACGGTGAGACGCAGGGACTGTTGCGGATTCTCGAGGGCGCGTCGCTCGAAGCACTCGGCCGCATCCGCGATCTGTGTGAGCAGCTGCAGGGCGCCCTCGAGGACGCGGACCGGCTCGACGCGCGAATCCAGCGCGTCGCCGACGACGTGCTGTCGGGCCGGGCCCAGCACTTGTGGGGGAAGACCGCCGAGCTCGCCCGGCTCGTGCAGGCCGCACAGGAGGCCGACCGGATCGTCGGCGCCGGCTCCGTGGACATCTCGGTGACGGGACGACAGGCCTTCGAGGCGTACGACGCGCTCGCGCGCAAGCTCGAGGCGGGCGACACGTGGCGCAGCGGTTTCACCCGGTTCCGGCGCAGCGACGAGCAATCCGCCGTCGAGGCACTCGGGGAGATCGCGACCGTCGACGGTGTCGCCGCCACCACCGCCCAGACAGCGCGCGTCGTCGCCGAACACCTGCGTGCGCTCGAGGCGATCCGGGTCGCGCGGGTCGTCCTCCGCGACCTCGGTATCGACATCGAACTCGACGAGTCGCGCAGCCGCGCCGTCGGCACCCTCGCGTTCCTCGACCGGGACCGCGCCATCGTCGACAATCTCGTGGCACGGGTGCACGACGTCGAATCGGCACTGCGCGAAGTGCATCCGGGGGCGCCGCGGATCACCAGCATCGAACAGGCGCGGTCCACCGCCGAATCGGCACGGACCATCGCCGCCGCAGGCACCGCCGAAGCGAGCAAGAACTGGCTCGAATCCATCGGCATGTACGTGCGGGGTCAGATCTCCGGGGGAGCGTCGCCCGAAGGACGCGCGCTGGCACGGGCCTTCCAGGAGGCCGACTTCGACGCCATCAATGCGGCCCTGGACGCGTGGGATCGAGCGGCCGGAGAGCAGCGCGAGGAGCTGGAACTCGTCTCCCTGCACGCGCGCCTGACCACCGCGGCACCGGCGCTTGCTCAGGCGCTCGCGGAGAATCCGTTGAGCCTGGCCTGGCCGGCTCGCCTCGCCGACATCGACGAGGCGTGGGCGTGGCGACGTGCGGACGAGTGGGTGCGTCGTTTCCACGAGCGCAGCGACGACGGGCAGTTCGAACGCGACCTCGACGCACTCGAGACGGACATCGCGCGCCTCACGACGGAGCTCGTCGAGGAGAAGGCGTGGAGCGCATGTCTCGACCGCACCACGGCCGAGCAGGTGCAGGCACTCCATTCGTACCGCGATCACATCGCGAGCATCGGTAAGGGCACCGGCCGCTATGCGGAGCGTTATCGGGCGGCGGCACGCGAGGCCATGCAGGTCGCGCAGGGTGCAGTGCCCGCCTGGGTGATGCCGTTGCAGCAGGTCCTGGCTTCGATTCCGCCCGAACAGAATTCGTTCGACGTCGTCATCGTCGACGAAGCGAGCCAGACCGACATCAGCAGCCTGTTTCTGCTGTGGCTGGCGCCGCGCGTGATCGTCGTCGGCGACGACAAGCAGTGTGCACCGAGCGCGGTGTCGCTGGGTGCACTCGACGGGGTGTTCAGCCGTCTCGACTCGTATCTGCCCGACATCCCGAACTACCTGCGCGACAGCTTCACTCCGCGATCGAGCCTGTTCTCGTTGCTGCGGTCGAGGTTCGGCAGCATCGTCCGTTTGCGCGAGCACTTCCGGTCGATGCCGGAGATCATCGCGTGGTCGAGCGACCAGTTCTACGCCGACGACCCGCTCGTGCCCATGCGGCAGTACGGCTCCGATCGTCTGCAGCCGCTGCGCACCACGCTGGTCGAGGACGGCGCCGTCACCGGGCAGAACTCGACGTTGACGAACTACGCCGAGGCACATGCCCTCGTCGACACGCTCGTGAAGTGCGTCGAGGACCCCGCCTACGACGGCAAGACCTTCGGTGTCGTGGTGCTGCAGGGGCAGTTGCAGGTCGACATCATCCAGAACGAACTGCTCGAGCGACTCACCCCGGAGCAGTGGGAGGAACGCAGGCTCCGCGTCGGCACGCCCCCGGATTTCCAGGGCGACGAGCGGAACGTGGTGTTCCTGTCGATGGTCGTGGCGCCCGAACAGAACATCGCGGCGTTGACGCGGACCGAATACCAGCGACGGTTCAATGTGGCGGCGTCGCGTGCCCAGGATCAGCTGTGGTTGTTCCACTCGAGGACCATCGACACGCTGCGTCGCACCGACCTGCGGTACTCGCTGCTCACCCACATGCGGACGACGTCCCCGCGGCCGGCCGAGTCGATGCCCGACGGCGTGACGCGCGACGAGCGGCACAACGCGTTCGACAGTCTCTTCCAGCAGGACGTCTTCCTCGACATCGCCGCCCGCGGCTATCACGTGAACCCGCGGGTCGAGGTGAACGGTCACTTCATCGATCTCGTCGTGACGGGGGCGGCAGGCAAGCTTGCAGTCGCCTGCGACGACGAGCAGTGGCACACCGGCCCCGACCGACAGAACGCCGATCTGGAGCGGGAGCGTGAACTGCACCGCAGCGGCTGGAAATTCTGGCGGGTCCGGGAATCGGAGTACTACCTCGACCCGGTCGCAGCCCTGTCGGGACTCTGGGAGGAGCTGGAGCGCCGCGGAATCACGCCCGGTCGCGTGGATATGCGACCGATCGCAGCGACGGACGTTTACTGAAACAACTCGGTAGCATCGGTTATCGACCGGGAACGTTACAGTGCGTCTTTTCACGCCCTTTCTTCAGCGAAGTGCACGGATTCCTGATATTTATTGATGCGCAACGAGTCTCGTTGCACATAATTCCCCTGTGACAGGAGTCCCTCATGGAAGAACTTCAGGCCCTCATCGACCTGGCGAAGCTGCTCGGCCCGTTCATGGAGCTCATCGGCAGCATCAGCAGCCTCAGCGGCCAGTAATATTCGGGCAGCGAAGAATCCCCGAAGGTGTTGCCTTCGGGGATCTTTCGTGTGTGTCTAGGGAGGTGCCGCTCTCACCGCTCACGTGCACATATGCGACACCTCTCCGCGGCAGGGGCCGCGTCGACGAACTATCTGTACCCGTGAATCGACATACTCCGGTTCGCATTCCTGTGTCGATTCACAAGCAATATCGACGTTCTATCACGGGGTGGGGAAATAAATGTGGAGGAAACTCGATCCGTCGGGTTAAAAATGAGGGTGAATTCGCGTCGTCACCCATCCGACAGTGCGTCGAAGACAGCCGCCACCCGCGATTCGTCTTCGATTCCGAGGATGTCCGCCCAGAAGAACGCCGCCTCGGCGGTGTAGGTGTGGCCGTGGCCGCCCGGTACTTCGGCGGCGAACACCATGTCCAGGGTGACCTGCCAGAAGGTGACGAAGGGAATCCACGACATCCCTTGGTCGATGTCGGCGCCGCGTTCGTCGCGCAGCCAATCGGGGCGGTGCCGAACGAGTTGGGAGGACCACCAGACGATCGGATCGCTGGGGTGCTGCCAGTACACGATGCGGGGAGATTCCCAGTCGCGCAGGCCGTCGAGATCGGTGAGGTCGTCGGGGGTCGCCGCGAATCGTACGTTCTGTCCGCCGTAGATGACCGGAAGAATTTCGCGGCTGCCGGGATCACGCGAATCGGTGATGCGCCGCCACTGCTCCGTGAAATTCGGCGTGCCCACCCACAGTGCGCCATCGGTTCGGGTGATCATGTCCTGCACGCCGGCGAACGCCGATTGGCCTCCGTACGAACCCAGCGACTCGCCGAAGACGAGCAGCTTCGGCCGGGTAGTCGGATCGAGAACACTCCACCTCGCGTACACCGCTTCGAACAGCGCACGACCTGCATTGCGCGGCGAGACCCGGTCGGCGAGAAAGGCCAAGGGGCTGGCCAGGAACGAATACTGCATGGCCGCGATGGCTGAATTGCCGTCGGAAAGGTATTCCAGTGCGGCGGCGACGTCCTGGTTGACCCAGCCGCGGCCGGTCGTCGTGGCCACTGCCAGGTACTCCCGGCCGAAGGCGCCGGTGCGATCGAGTTCGGCGACGACATGCGAGGCGAGTACCTCCATCTCGTCGAACTCGGTGTAGCGGTCGAGGCTGTCCAGGGAGCGGTAACCGGCGTAGACCCGGATCGGCATCATTGCGGGTTCACCGGTCACCGCGGTGATCTCCTCCGGAGACGGACCACCTGCGACGAACGTGCGCCCTTCACGTCCCAGCGAATCCCACCGTTCGAGCGACGCGTCGGAGCCGGATCGCTCCGGCGCCTGCGGCTGCTCGACTCCGTCGGCGGTGCCTTCGTCGACGGCCATCGCCGAGCCGTTGGCGATACGCGCGATCTGGACCGACAGCAGACCCTCGACCGCCCAGAACACGAGGAGCCCCACCAACACGACACTCACGATGCGCGCCAGAGGTGCCGGCAACACGCGGACGACGAGCCCGGTGACCCACTGCGCCACGCGCCGCAGACCACGACCGATCACGAGCAGAAGCAGCGCCACGACCACGGCGACAAGCAGCACACCCGGATAGTCCCAGCTACTGCCGGGTTCCATCCCGACGAGCTCACGGCTGATGTCCTGCCACCACGAACCGAGGACGAGGAAGGTCGGCACCACCACGACGGCGGCCAGCGCGAGCAGATACCAGCCGACCTTCTTCACGGTCGCCGACCAGTTCGTCTCGACGCCGCACTTGCGGACGATCCACGCGAGAAGCACCCCGATGCCGTAACCCGTGATAACGCTGATGCCGGTCGCGACGCCCTGCAGGTACCAGGGGCGTGGAAGCAGGGACAGCGACAGCGACCAGCAGTAGAACAGCAGCGCGACGGCCAGACCGACCGGATGGAACCGTCCCAACCATCGCAAGGTTCTTTCCCTCAACCGAGCCGGGAACGACGGTTCGGGCTCAGGAAGCGCGGGTGGTGTATCGAGGGTCGTGGTCATCGGCGGTCGCTTTCGTCGGAACCCAAGGTGCGCAGGATGGCAGGGCGAGGTGACGGAATGCGAAGCCGTGATGGAGAAGGTAGCAGACGAGCAGGATGCGTGCCGTGTTCGTCTACTCGTCCGCGGTGTTCAATTGTTCGACGGCATCGGCGATGCGCTGGGTGTCGGCGAACGTCCATCCCTCGGGGGACGTCACCGCGGCCCAGCCGTAGGGGATGAGGTCCTCGTAGTTGTGCCCGTGACCGACGGGCGGCGAGGTGCCGACCATGATGTCGGCCGCGACCTGAGCGAAGGTGACGATCGGATACCACCGCATCGACGGTGAGCGATCCGAGCCCGGAGGTTCGGCGAGCCAGTCGGGTCGCTCGAACAGCAGTCCCGGTCCCCACCACACCACCGGATCGGACGCGTGCTGCAGATACAGGATCCGCGGGTCGCTCCACGGTCCGCGCTGGTCTTCGAGCGTCTGAACGTCGGAGGCGAACCGCACCGCGACGCCGTCCTCGTAGACGGGAAGGACCTCGGGGCTGCCGGGATCTCGATGGTCGACGATGCTGCGCCACAGC harbors:
- a CDS encoding alpha/beta hydrolase — translated: MTTTLDTPPALPEPEPSFPARLRERTLRWLGRFHPVGLAVALLFYCWSLSLSLLPRPWYLQGVATGISVITGYGIGVLLAWIVRKCGVETNWSATVKKVGWYLLALAAVVVVPTFLVLGSWWQDISRELVGMEPGSSWDYPGVLLVAVVVALLLLVIGRGLRRVAQWVTGLVVRVLPAPLARIVSVVLVGLLVFWAVEGLLSVQIARIANGSAMAVDEGTADGVEQPQAPERSGSDASLERWDSLGREGRTFVAGGPSPEEITAVTGEPAMMPIRVYAGYRSLDSLDRYTEFDEMEVLASHVVAELDRTGAFGREYLAVATTTGRGWVNQDVAAALEYLSDGNSAIAAMQYSFLASPLAFLADRVSPRNAGRALFEAVYARWSVLDPTTRPKLLVFGESLGSYGGQSAFAGVQDMITRTDGALWVGTPNFTEQWRRITDSRDPGSREILPVIYGGQNVRFAATPDDLTDLDGLRDWESPRIVYWQHPSDPIVWWSSQLVRHRPDWLRDERGADIDQGMSWIPFVTFWQVTLDMVFAAEVPGGHGHTYTAEAAFFWADILGIEDESRVAAVFDALSDG
- a CDS encoding AAA domain-containing protein, producing MRVESGESEPELRDRVQRLLAFLAELVKARSAPVRVVDKHRAVMSLEEGNIRAGLRAHAASGDIVLRARRAQLEEPPRPPAELEKYVHGDIADSAVEPEVDPQALGIEGLDAWLTEWRTWAVVDRERQAASHLYSFLQRAMLDLEDQPESLELVVASGLLHLSEGVAGARVHTHLITQAALIERQGDSGDLVVRLSPSAGPSLEDVQLLTGLEVFDPTSVRELHDALVTQVASPLDPAARAFLKSWAERALTVPVDVVDRADEASSSDAFVTPSPVLVLRKRGAHALIEYYSRMTEAAADESNPVPLGLAQLVEAIEPADRVAWLDRIGTPSTEFTGEQLLPLPANEEQRDIIDRLAGDSGVVVEGPPGTGKTHTIANIVAALLARGQRVLVTSEKAQALRVLREKLPSELQELCVAVTDPVHGGTVELTRSVSEIAIRKAQFNVRRAQERIDELTTQRNDALERRATLMEQIRQARAEETGVHADVAAGYEGTAASIVRRVRAYEAKYAWLPAPLLTDTSPLTVDELVTLHSLHQRSSVERARRRQQRFPELSLPTQRELQYACAAVSQASSGTTNGETQGLLRILEGASLEALGRIRDLCEQLQGALEDADRLDARIQRVADDVLSGRAQHLWGKTAELARLVQAAQEADRIVGAGSVDISVTGRQAFEAYDALARKLEAGDTWRSGFTRFRRSDEQSAVEALGEIATVDGVAATTAQTARVVAEHLRALEAIRVARVVLRDLGIDIELDESRSRAVGTLAFLDRDRAIVDNLVARVHDVESALREVHPGAPRITSIEQARSTAESARTIAAAGTAEASKNWLESIGMYVRGQISGGASPEGRALARAFQEADFDAINAALDAWDRAAGEQREELELVSLHARLTTAAPALAQALAENPLSLAWPARLADIDEAWAWRRADEWVRRFHERSDDGQFERDLDALETDIARLTTELVEEKAWSACLDRTTAEQVQALHSYRDHIASIGKGTGRYAERYRAAAREAMQVAQGAVPAWVMPLQQVLASIPPEQNSFDVVIVDEASQTDISSLFLLWLAPRVIVVGDDKQCAPSAVSLGALDGVFSRLDSYLPDIPNYLRDSFTPRSSLFSLLRSRFGSIVRLREHFRSMPEIIAWSSDQFYADDPLVPMRQYGSDRLQPLRTTLVEDGAVTGQNSTLTNYAEAHALVDTLVKCVEDPAYDGKTFGVVVLQGQLQVDIIQNELLERLTPEQWEERRLRVGTPPDFQGDERNVVFLSMVVAPEQNIAALTRTEYQRRFNVAASRAQDQLWLFHSRTIDTLRRTDLRYSLLTHMRTTSPRPAESMPDGVTRDERHNAFDSLFQQDVFLDIAARGYHVNPRVEVNGHFIDLVVTGAAGKLAVACDDEQWHTGPDRQNADLERERELHRSGWKFWRVRESEYYLDPVAALSGLWEELERRGITPGRVDMRPIAATDVY